The following coding sequences lie in one Apium graveolens cultivar Ventura chromosome 3, ASM990537v1, whole genome shotgun sequence genomic window:
- the LOC141711608 gene encoding ultraviolet-B receptor UVR8, translating to MGDKFRPISLEDLPLHLILEILTSGPLRAVDLVSLELASRTFRANARLDTRFQSDSNLVNFAAFQLCWSHPLYSSMHLEERKALFDKTEGNWKRVLSFLQSVDQSSDMVETSAGNMQIKSGRYHTLLVNGSSVYSCGSSLCGVLGHGSETTQCVAFTRISFPSLAQVTQVSASHNHAAFVMQTGEVFTCGDNSSFCCGHGDTNRPIFRPRLVETLKGIPCKQVAAGNSFTVFLTSQGNVYTCGTNSHGQLGHGDTLDRPIPKVVELLESVVHIAAGPSYVLSIAKDGVVHSFGSGTNFCLGHGEQQNELRPRAIQSLKKKGLHIVRVSAGDEHVVALDSRGHVYTWGKGYCGALGHGDEIDKIVPEPLICLKKNLIVQVCASKRKTFVLTDSGSLYGFGWMGFGSLGFPDRGASDKILIPRVLGSLKGHCISQVSTGLYHTVAVTKRGHIFGFGDNERAQLGHDSLRGCLEPTEIFVQQIAE from the exons ATGGGTGATAAATTTAGGCCAATTTCACTTGAGGACTTGCCATTACATTTGATTCTTGAAATTTTAACTTCGGGTCCTTTACGTGCTGTTGATCTAGTTTCTTTAGAGTTAGCTTCTAGGACATTTAGAGCCAATGCTAGACTGGATACTAGGTTTCAGAGTGATTCTAATTTGGTTAATTTTGCGGCATTTCAATTATGTTGGTCTCATCCTTTATATTCTTCCATGCATTTGGAGGAAAGGAAGGCGCTTTTCGATAAGACTGAAGGAAATTGGAAGAGGGTATTGAGCTTTTTGCAATCAGTGGATCAGTCTTCCGACATGGTTGAAACCTCAGCTGGCAAT ATGCAAATTAAAAGCGGAAGATATCACACGTTGCTGGTCAATGGTTCATCAGTGTACTCTTGTGGTTCCAGTTTGTGCGGTGTTCTTGGTCATGGTTCTGAGACAACACAATGTGTAGCTTTTACGCGGATCAGTTTTCCATCTCTTGCACAAGTTACTCAGGTTTCTGCATCACATAATCATGCTGCTTTTGTCATGCAGACCGGAGAG GTCTTTACTTGTGGAGATAATTCATCTTTCTGTTGTGGTCACGGTGATACAAACCGGCCAATATTCAGACCTAGGTTGGTTGAGACATTAAAGGGGATTCCTTGCAAGCAG GTTGCCGCAGGAAATAGCTTTACTGTATTTCTCACTTCTCAAGGCAATGTATACACGTGTGGGACCAATTCACATGGTCAACTTGGCCACGGTGACACTTTAGATAGACCAATTCCAAAAGTTGTAGAACTCCTCGAATCAGTAGTTCATATTGCTGCTGGTCCAAGTTATGTCCTATCAATTGCCAAGGACGGGGTTGTGCACTCTTTCGGGTCAGGCACCAACTTCTGTCTTGGCCATGGTGAACAACAAAATGAACTTCGGCCACGTGCTATTCAATCTCTTAAAAAGAAAGGTCTTCACATTGTCCGAGTCTCTGCAGGTGATGAGCATGTGGTTGCACTCGACTCAAGGGGACAT GTGTATACCTGGGGAAAAGGCTACTGTGGTGCATTGGGCCATGGAGATGAGATTGATAAGATTGTTCCAGAACCCTTAATCTGTCTTAAGAAGAACTTAATTGTCCAG GTCTGTGCCAGCAAGCGAAAAACATTTGTTTTAACTGACAGTGGCTCTCTGTACGGCTTTGGCTGGATGGGGTTTGGTAGCCTGGGATTTCCCGATAGGGGAGCTTCTGATAAAATCTTAATTCCTCGTGTACTTGGTAGCCTAAAGGGTCACTGTATATCACAAGTAAGCACAGGTCTGTACCATACTGTTGCAGTAACAAAGCGCGGACACATATTTGGGTTTGGAGATAATGAAAGAGCACAACTGGGGCATGATTCTTTGAGAGGATGTCTTGAACCAACTGAAATATTTGTTCAACAAATTGCAGAATGA
- the LOC141710572 gene encoding nuclear/nucleolar GTPase 2-like: MGKKRGKSANASGKPKNSSDANRAKGGRTAATVRRLKMYNKRPKRDSKGNVLKHDLQSKELPSTRIQPDPRWFGNTRVISQKELERLRDKLQNHLPNATKAIHVEKGPNKANLVSGACLLDPKQASSKNIKPAGSATKKSQVYFGKI; this comes from the exons ATGGGAAAGAAGAGAGGAAAATCAGCGAATGCATCGGGCAAACCAAAGAATTCATCTGATGCCAACCGAGCCAAAGGCGGTCGTACTGCTGCTACTGTAAGGAGACTCAAGATGTACAACAAGAGGCCCAAGAGAGACAGTAAAGGGAATGTTCTTAAGCACGACTTGCAATCCAAGGAGTTGCCTTCTACTCGAATTCAGCCTGATCCCCGTTGGTTTG GCAATACACGAGTTATCAGCCAGAAGGAGCTGGAACGGTTGCGGGATAAGCTCCAGAATCACTTACCAA ATGCCACTAAAGCGATCCACGTGGAGAAGGGACCGAACAAAGCAAACCTTGTCTCAGGTGCATGCCTACTAGACCCAAAGCAAGCTTCAAGTAAGAATATAAAACCAGCTGGCTCGGCTACAAAGAAATCACAAGTTTATTTTGGAAAGATTTAG